Genomic DNA from Aminobacterium mobile DSM 12262:
CGATAACGGGCATGGAGAAGAACCAGATTCGCCCGGCCAGAACCAACGCAAGCAGGAGCAGGAAGGGAGAGAGAACCCTAACCCAGTTCTGTCCTTCCGGTGCCTGAGGCAGCGTTGCCAAAACCTCGTCCACATCAATAGGTTCCCGCCCACCTCGGCCGGCCAACCAGAACATGGAGAAGAGGGCTCCTGCTACAGAGAGAACAAAGAGAGGCTTCCCAAATCCCACGTATGGCATATTGGCTCCTGCTGCCGCCATCATAGCCCACAGGTTGATGGGAGGGGCGGCGGCGCTCATGGCTGAGCAGAGAAAGATAATGGCCGCTCGTTTCGTCTCATCCACTCCCATAGCTGCCAGAACGGATCCCACCAGCGCTCCCACTGTGAGGACCGTAGTGGCTCCCGAGCCGGTGAGGGCGCCGGGAAGAAGAAGCACCAGGGTGAGGAGAAGGAGGCAGACGGTGCGTCTGGCGTGGAAGGTGGCTACGATCTTGCGAACGATGAAGGCGACCCCTCCGCTCTCGCGAAGGAGAGCCATGAAGAAGGTGGCGGTAAGGAAAATAAGACATACATCGAAATAGGTAAAGGCTCCTTCCACTATGTGACGGATGGGAAGGATGGAAACAGGGTTGTGAGGACTCCCCGTCACCTTGAGGAGGATGGCGTGAGCCGCAGCCCCTGCCAACGCCGCAACGAACATGGAGAGCTCGGTGCTCAGCTTCAGAAACTTCGGGATGGCGAAAGCTAACGCTATCACAATAAGAATTAACACTGAGTGTGTAAACATAATAAAAAGATCCTTTCTCTTAACGATAAAGAGAAAACAAGCCTCCAGTCAGACTGGAGGCTTGTTCCTTTTTATTTCGTTAACTCTTTGAGGCTGACGCCAATAGCGAGAGCGTCTTTTGCTTCAATGAGAGGTTTTTTGTTTTCTTCCGCAAGTTTTGTAAAATAGCCGTCCTCGTTACTGCCGATAACAACAAGCATGGCATCGCCTAATGGCATAATAGAGTCGATAGAAGCTTGGTCTGCGCTATCAGTACGGCGAGCCATACCTTCCACATGAGCCGTAATAACGGTCATACCCTCGGCTTTAGCTGCCTCAATAACTTCCTTGCAGCGGGCGATTTCTTTGTTGACATCAGTTCCTGCTGCTCCCATTCCTTTTCCACTTGTTCCAGTGGTGACGATCAGGGTTTTATATCCTTTCCCTTTCAGATCGCTAGCAATAATGGTATTGTTGTTCTCTACTGGTGTAATCTGAGACTGCATGAGAGACATCTTTACCATCACGGCTCCTGGACTCTGTCCACACGTAGTAACAATGACAGGCGTTTCGACAGTGGGCATTTCGGCAGCACTTGCTACGCCTGCAAAGAGAAGAACGGCAGCAAAAAATACCGCTCCAAAAAGTAGGGAACCTTTTCGGTTCTTTGTCATGAGTTTCCCCTCCTTAATCAGTAAACGACTTCTTTCACAAGAATCGCTTTTTCGCCTGTCATGTTAGCTTGAAGGTAAAAAAACGAC
This window encodes:
- a CDS encoding DUF6305 family protein, whose product is MTKNRKGSLLFGAVFFAAVLLFAGVASAAEMPTVETPVIVTTCGQSPGAVMVKMSLMQSQITPVENNNTIIASDLKGKGYKTLIVTTGTSGKGMGAAGTDVNKEIARCKEVIEAAKAEGMTVITAHVEGMARRTDSADQASIDSIMPLGDAMLVVIGSNEDGYFTKLAEENKKPLIEAKDALAIGVSLKELTK